One segment of Toxoplasma gondii ME49 chromosome VI, whole genome shotgun sequence DNA contains the following:
- a CDS encoding Ras-associated protein Rap1 isoform 1 family protein (encoded by transcript TGME49_239855), whose translation MSHRRTREGSSFSDERRSDDRSGPIFSTDRLYDLLQLSRDASHETVKKTYRQFALLWHPDKGGDVQRFQALTAAWEVLGDETRRSAYDRSLIRTGSTDGLGVNVFGNSCSDGGGTVFSRQRRRHSTEAGNRVREFHKSNYHEGRKQEDTSSGDGTLPSREDVLRRSRGECAAPRRESHSFPSGGNANTSADPESTERKTERPTCTELGDGNSHGHNSWNHGGRDLPQNPRKSPSQNEIDERWKRQSNRSFGSDKSKTSAGKDEGTPFTGISGGSVRHRHSGNHGPGNQTNCIEEALREVLGEEQFKAAVQGSMAEKTIPERCSAGCAKQLVNRLSVKQLKHLLTTLGIPHLSCIEKTDLLEAFSAAFSFTSPSPNVNFSPQTSGQKDGLEDYSSVASSSRLDSRKVYPSQANPEEGSNYKKQTYTPGLPFTTACSSSFCPSISSMGSSKSDSFDTRRSSGGECDRSVPLLSTKKSRKSHVLSGSPPSLLGAAAAANWVQEQNRMKLKRDGYPGLLASPFGKINMQDMMHFQGEELRMKILAMGAEKTGKSCIIKRYCEGRFVVRNASTIGIDYGVKLVEVEGAQARVNFFDFSGRKEFSEIRQSFYDHTDGVLLVVDVTRRETFDELPAWINEAKAQGLNIGAEKEKRREIGETVDGLLLEDDADNYELSSVPVVLLANKDDMSGRCVSEAEISAFAESHGMRFFETSANTNHNISKALETLFSIVARRVLKARKTILSQVFGNDLLKAQPSLRPTGTRQD comes from the exons ATGTCTCACAGGCGAACGCGCGAGGGATCGAGCTTCTCTGATGAGCGTAGAAGTGACGACCGCTCAGGGCCCATTTTTTCCACAGATCGCCTTTACGATCTCCTTCAGCTCTCTCGAGATGCCTCCCACGAAACAGTAAAGAAGACTTACCGTCAGTTTGCACTTCTCTGGCACCCTGACAAAGGCGGCGACGTGCAGAGATTCCAAGCCCTGACAGCTGCGTGGGAGGTCTTAGGCGATGAGACACGTCGGAGCGCGTACGACCGAAGTCTTATCCGAACTGGTTCAACAGACGGCTTAGGTGTGAATGTATTCGGAAACTCTTGTTCTGATGGTGGCGGTACTGTCTTCTCGCGCCAAAGAAGGCGGCATTCCACCGAGGCCGGAAATCGTGTACGGGAATTTCATAAGAGTAACTACCATGAGGGACGGAAACAAGAAGATACTTCCTCTGGAGATGGCACTCTCCCATCAAGGGAGGACGTGCTAAGAAGATCCCGAGGTGAATGCGCAGCGCCAAGACGAGAGAGTCACAGTTTTCCCTCCGGCGGAAACGCAAACACTTCTGCAGACCCAGaaagcacagagaggaaaacggagcgTCCGACTTGTACGGAACTCGGAGATGGAAACAGCCACGGACACAATTCGTGGAATCATGGAGGAAGAGACCTGCCTCAGAATCCAAGAAAGAGCCCATCGCAAAACGAAATCGATGAAAGGTGGAAGAGGCAATCGAATCGCAGTTTTGGCTCCGACAAGTCTAAAACAAGTGcaggaaaagacgaaggcaCACCATTTACAGGCATATCAGGAGGTTCGGTACGACACCGTCACAGCGGAAACCACGGGCCAGGAAACCAAACAAATTGTATTGAAGAGGCTTTGCGCGAAGTTCTTGGCGAGGAGCAATTCAAAGCGGCAGTCCAAGGAAGCATGGCTGAAAAAACTATACCTGAGAGATGTTCGGCGGGTTGCGCCAAACAGCTTGTGAATCGCTTGAGCGTCAAACAGCTCAAACATTTGTTGACTACACTTGGAATTCCTCATCTGTCGTGCATTGAGAAAACCGATCTTCTCGAagccttctctgcagcttttTCCTTCACCTCACCATCGCCTAACGTCAATTTCTCCCCCCAAACCTCAGGGCAGAAGGATGGACTGGAG GATTACTCGAGCGTGGCGAGTTCGAGTCGCCTCGACTCTAGAAAGGTCTACCCGTCTCAAGCTAATCCGGAAGAGGGTTCGAATTACAAGAAACAGACATACACTCCTGGCTTACCCTTTACAACAGCATGCTCATCTTCGTTCTGCCCGTCGATTTCGTCCATGGGGTCGTCGAAATCGGACAGCTTTGATACACGACGTAGCAGCGGAGGAGAATGTGATCGTTCAGTGCCTCTTTTGAGCACGAAGAAGTCAAGGAAATCCCATGTTCTGTCCGGGTCGCCTCCATCCCTTCTAGGCGCCGCAGCGGCAGCCAACTGGGTTCAAGAGCAGAACCGGATGAAGCTGAAACGGGACGGCTACCCAGGTCTCCTTGCATCACCGTTCGGGAAAATAAATATGCAAGATATGATGCACTTCCAAGGGGAGGAGTTGCGGATGAAGATTTTAGCCATgggagcagaaaaaacggggaAATCATGTATCATTAAACGGTACTGCGAAGGCCGGTTTGTTGTAAGGAATGCCAGTACAATCGGCATCGATTATGGCGTAAAACTCGTCGAAGTGGAAGGGGCACAAGCGCGCGTGAATTTCTTCGATTTCTCTGGACGGAAGGAGTTTTCGGAGATTCGCCAGTCTTTTTACGATCATACCGATGGCGTTCTTCTTGTCGTCGATGTCACCCGTCGCGAGACCTTTGACGAGTTGCCTGCGTGGATCAACGAAGCAAAAGCACAGGGACTGAACATCggcgcagaaaaagaaaaacggagggaGATAGGGGAGACTGTCGATGGTCTTCTACTCGAGGACGACGCCGATAACTACGAGCTTTCCTCCGTTCCAG TTGTTCTGCTCGCAAACAAAGACGACATGTCGGGCCGCTGCGTGTCGGAAGCCGAGATCTCTGCCTTCGCCGAATCCCATGGCATGCGGTTCTTCGAGACTTCTGCAAACACCAACCACAACATAAGTAAGGCCCTTGAAACGCTCTTCTCTATCGTTGCCCGAAGAGTACtaaaagcgaggaagacgatcCTTTCTCAGGTTTTTGGAAATGATTTGTTGAAAGCGCAGCCATCGCTACGACCCACAGGCACGCGACAGGACTGA